Genomic window (Flexivirga aerilata):
GCCAACCGGGTCTTCGACCCGGCCGCCGAGCGGCTTGCCGCATCGGTCGGACTCACCGAGCACGAGGGTGGTGAGTCGCGATGACCGCGATGAGCGCGCTCGCTGCCGCCGAGGCGACCAAGGTCGGCAACTCGACCGTCAACATCCTCATCTTCGCCGCGTTCGTGCTGGTCACGTTGGCGATCGTGATCCGCGCGTCCCGCAACAACAACACCGCGGCCGACTACTACGCCGGCGGCCGGGCCTTCACCGGCCGGCAGAACGGCATTGCGATCTCGGGTGACTACCTGTCGGCGGCGTCCTTCCTCGGCATCGCCGGCGCCATCGCGGTCAACGGCTACGACGGCTTCCTCTACTCCATCGGCTTCCTAGTCGCCTGGCTGGTGGCGTTGCTCCTGGTCGCCGAATTGCTCCGCAACACAGGGCGATTCACCATGGCGGACGTCCTGTCGTTCCGGTTGCGCCAGCGCCCGGTGCGCACCGCGGCCGCCGTCTCCACGCTCGCCGTCAGCTTCTTCTACCTGCTCGCCCAGATGGCGGGAGCCGGAGGTCTGGTCGCGCTGCTGCTCGGCATCGACGGCAAGGCCGCACAGAGCGTGGTCATCGCCGTCGTCGGCGTGATCATGGTCTTCTACGTGCTGGTCGGCGGCATGAAGGGCACCACCTGGGTGCAGATCGTCAAGGCCGCGCTGCTCATCGTGGGCGCCGCGCTGATGACCGTATGGGTGCTCGGCAAGTACGGCATGAACTTCTCCGACGTGCTGCAGGGCGCCGTCGACAACTCCAAGTCGGGCCAGGACGTTCTCGGCCCGGGCCTGCAATACGGCAAGGACTCCACGACCAAGCTCGACTTCGTCTCGCTCGGGCTGGCACTGGTGCTCGGCACCGCCGGCCTGCCGCACGTGCTGATGCGCTTCTACACCGTGCCGTCAGCGAAAGAGGCTCGTAACTCTGTGGTCTGGGCGATCTGGCTGATCGGCATCTTCTACCTCTTCACCCTTGTGCTCGGGTATGGCGCGGCGGCCCTCGTCGGGCCCGACAAGATCCTCGCCGCACCCGGGAAGGTCAACAGCGCGGCGCCGCTCCTGGCATACGAACTTGGTGGGGAAGTCCTGCTCGGGGTGATCTCCGCGGTCGCCTTCGCGACCATCCTCGCGGTGGTCGCCGGTCTCACGATCACCGCCAGCGCGTCGTTCGCGCACGACATCTACGCCAACGTGATCAAGAAGGGCACCGTCGATTCGGCGGGCGAGGTGCGCGTCGCGCGCATCACCGCCCTGGTGATCGGCGTCATCGCGATCGTCGGCGGCATCTTCGCCAACGGTCAGAATGTCGCCTTCCTCGTCGCGCTGGCGTTCGCGATCGCGGCCAGCGCCAACCTGCCGACGATCCTCTACTCGCTCTTCTGGCGGCGGTTCAACACCCGCGGCGCGCTGTGGTCGATGTATGGCGGCCTCGGGTGCGCGCTGATCCTGATCATCTTCAGCCCGGTGGTGTCCGGCAAGGTCGACAAGGCCGGCAAGGCGACGTCGATGATCACCGACACCTCCATCGACTTCCACTGGTTCCCGCTGGACAACCCGGGCATCGTGTCGATCCCGGTCGGCTTCTTCCTCGGCTGGCTCGGCACGGTCACCAGCAAGGAGAAGAGCGACGACGCGAAGTTCGCCGAGATGGAGGTGCGGTCGCTCACCGGCGCCGGCGCGGAGAAGGCCGTCGAGCACTGAGGAGCAACGCTGAGGAGCTCCCGTCATACTCTGGTCAATATGTATGACGAATCCGCATTCATGCCTGACAGTTTGTGCATGGTGACCAGCGGAAAATCGACTGGTTGCGCGGTCACTGTGGTTGGCGCCACAGTGACCGCATGACCTCGACGCTGAACCTCACCCTCGACGAGCTCGCCGCCGGCCAGGACCTCGACCAGCTCAAGCAACTGGTCGGTCTGGTCGACTACGACGCCGACAAGGATCCCTTCCCGGTCACCGGCTGGGACGCGATCGTCTTCGTGTCCGGCAACGCCACCCAGTCGGCGCTCTACTACCAGTCCGCGTGGGGCATGGAGCTGGTCGCCTACAGCGGCCCCGAGACTGGCAACCGCGACCACAAGTCGTTCGTGCTGAAGAGCGGGTCGATCCGCTTCGTCATCAATGGGGCTGTCGACCCGGACAGCCCGCTGGTGGAGCACCACCGCAAGCACGGCGACGGAGTCGTCGACATCGCGCTCGAGGTGCCCGACGTCGACAAGTGCATCGCCCAGGCGCGCGCCGCCGGGGCGACCGTCGTGCGTGAGCCCGAGGACGTCAGCGACGAGCACGGCACGATCCGCACCGCCGCGATCGCGACGTATGGCGAGACGATCCACACGCTGGTCGACCGCTCCAAGTACGACGGCCCCTACCTGCCGGGTTACGTTGCGCAGCAGTCGAATTACCAGCCGCGGCCGGGTCAGCCCAAGCGCCTCTTCCAGGCGCTCGACCACATCGTCGGCAACGTCGAGCTCGGCAAGATGGACGAGTGGGTCGGCTTCTACAACCGGGTCATGGGGTTTGTGAACATGGCCGAGTTCATCGGCGATGACATCGCGACGGACTACTCGGCGCTGATGAGCAAGGTCGTGGCCAACGGCAACCACCGGGTGAAGTTCCCGCTCAACGAACCGGCGATCGCCAAGAAGAAGTCGCAGATCGACGAATACCTGGAGTTCTACCGCGGCGCCGGCGCACAGCACCTCGCGGTCGCGACCGGCGACATCATCGCGTCGGTGGATGCGCTGCGCGCCAACGGCGTGGAGTTCCTCGACACCCCCGACAGCTACTACGAGGACCCCGAGCTGCGCGCCCGGATCGGGCAGGTGCGGGTGCCGGTCGAGGAGCTGCAGAAGCGCGGCATCCTGGTCGACCGCGACGAGGACGGTTACCTGCTGCAGATCTTCACCAAGCCGCTCGGTGACCGCCCGACGGTGTTCTTCGAGCTGATCGAGCGGCACGGCTCGCTCGGCTTCGGCAAGGGCAACTTCAAGGCGCTCTTCGAGGCGATCGAGCGCGAGCAGGACAGGCGCGGCAACCTCTGAGCGACGAGCGGGCCAGACCCTAGAGGGCCGGGAGACCGCGCGAGCGGTGAGCGCGGGTCTACATTCGAGGTCCCGTGACACGCGGCGGAAAGGACCGACATGTCATCCAAGCGCACGTCGTCGAAGGCCGATCCGAAGGTCGTCTGGCTGCAAGAGACCCAGGCGCACGACTACCCGGCCGCCGCGTCATACCTGTCGTTGCTCGCGGTGCCGAAGGTGGTGGACAAGGTGGTCGCCAGCCTGCGCAAGACCACGCCCACCCATTTCAAGGCCAAAGACATCCTGCGGGCCGCGCAGCTGCCGCTGCTGCCGCTCGACAACGAGCACGTGGTCCGCGACCTGCGCAAGATCATCCAGGGTGAGGCGCTGTCGCCGGTGCTACTCGTGCGCGGCGACCTGCGCCTCGGCGTGGCCGCGCAGGTCGCCGACGGCTACCACCGGGTCTGCGCGAGCTACCACGTCAACGAGAACACCGACATACCCGTCACGATCGTCGACCTGCCCACGCGCTGACCTGCGGTGGGATTCGCCGGCCTCGCCCTGATCTGTGCGGTGGCCCTGCTCGGGCCGCTGCTGTCGGTGCCGCGCGGTCTGCACCTGCCGGTCGTCATCGGTGAGCTTGCCGTCGGCATCGTCGTCGGGCAGACCGGCTTGCGGGTGCTGCAGCCGGACAACGGGACGTTCGTCTTCCTGGCCGAGATCGGCTTCGCGCTGGTGATGTTCGTCGCTGGATCCCACGTGCCGATCCGCGACCGTGCCCTGCGCACCGGCCTGGTGCGTGGTGCGGCACGCGCGGTCGCGATCGGCGTGCTCGCGGTGCCACTGGGTCTCGGCGTCGCCGCACTCTTCGGCACCGGGCACGGCGTCCTCTACACGGTGCTGATCGCGTCGTCGTCGGCGAGCATCGTCATGCCGGCACTGCAGGGTATGCCGACCGACGCGCCGGCCATCCGCTCGCCATCGATCCGGAGCATGCGTTGCGGGCGGTTGTCGGTGCTGTCGCGGTCGCCGTTGCTGCCGGGATCCTCTTCGTCGTATTGCGCAGGTTGGTCACCTCCGGGGTGCAGCGCCGCATCCACGTGCTGTCCGAAGACCGTGGTCTGGCAATGGAATTGCGCTTCTCGCTGGCCGCCGTCTTCGCGATCGCGGCGGTCGCCGTGGCCCTGCACGTCTCGGTGATGCTGGCCGGTTTCGCGGCCGGGCTGGCAGTCGCCGGGGCGGGGGAGTCGCGGCGTCTCGGCAACCAGCTCTTCGCGGTGACGGAGGGCCTCTTCGGGCCGATCTTCTTCGTCTGGCTCGGCGCCTCGCTCAATCTCCGGGAACTGGCGTCCCACCCGTCGTCGGTGCTGCTCGGCATCAGCCTCGGCCTCACCGCGATCGCCGCGCACGGCGCGATGGCCCTGACCCGGCAGCCGTGGCCGGTCGCCGTCATCACCAGCGCACAGCTCGGGGTGCCGGTTGCCGCCGCGACGCTCGGCGCCACCCTCGGGGTGCTGCGCCCCGGGGAGAACACCGACATGCTGCTCGGCGCGCTCGTCACGATCGCCGCGACCGCGCTGGTGGCCGGGCGGGTGCGGCGGATCGCCGGCGGGTGAGAGGATCGGTGACCATGACCGATCGCCCGTCGGGTTGGTACGACGACCCAGATGATCCCGACCTGCTGCGCTACTGGGACGGCATCCTGTGGTCCGACCGCACGATGCCGAAGGTGAAGCCCGGCCTCGACCAATCCCGGATCGGTGACTCCAAGCAGCAGTGGGAGGAAGCCGAGGCCCGTCGGCAGGCCGCTCAGGTGGGGTCCGCCCCACCCGCCGGGGGTCCCCGGCCGCCCCTGCAGCCCTATCAGTCCGGTGACCGCGACCCCTACCGCCGCGACGCCGGCCAGCGACCGCCCAGCGGGCAGCGATTCGGCGAACAGGGACCGGCGCCGTACGGGCAGCCTTACGCGCCATACGCACAGCAGGTCGGCAAGACCACCCCTGACGGCGAGCCCACCGCGTCCTGGTGGCGCCGGCTGGTGGCCTACTTCCTGGACTACCTGCTGATCGCCGCGGTGGCGCTGGTGATCGCGCTGCCGTGGGTGCGGCCGTGGATGGACAAGTTCTCGACCTGGTACGGCGACGTGATGGACGCCGCCCGGGCCGGACGATCGCAGCCGCCGATGCCGGACTCGCTGCTGCAGCTGCCGTGGCAGTATCCGCTGATCATGCTCGGGCTCTACCTGGTCTACGAGATCGGGCTCGTCACCTGGCGCGGACAGACGCTGGGCAAGATGGCGCTCGGCATCCGGGTGCGCGGCGCCGGGTCCACCGCACGGCCGCCGCTGGCCGCGGTCGCGGTGCGGTCCCTGGTGAAGGGCATCCCGTTCCTCGGTGGGCTCATCCCGCTCGCCGGGTCGCTCGGCAGCGTCTTCGGTCTCATCGACGGGCTGTTGCCGCTGGGCGACAAGCACGCGCAGTCGCTGCACGACAAGGCCGCCAAAACCTATGTCGTGCCTCGCGATCCGAAGCTCCCGGCATACGGTCAGGGCCCGTATGCCGGACCCCCGCAAGGTCGCTGAGCGGCTACCTGCTGGGGAGGATCGTGCCGCTGACCTCGCCGAGCGCAATGCGACCGCCGCCCGCGGACGGCGCGGTCGCGGTGATCGTGACCACGTCGCCGTCCTCGAGGAACGAACGCTGCGAGCCGTCGTCGAGAGTGATGGGATCCTGGCCGCTCCAGGCGAGCTCGAGCAGACTGCCGCGCTGCCCCGGCTCATCCCCGGAGACCGTGCCGGAGGCGAAGAGATCACCGTCGCGCAGACTCGCGCCGTTCACCGTCAGGTGCGCCAGCATCTGCGCCGGGCTCCAATACATCTCCTTGTAGGGCGGCCGTGACACGACGGTGTCGTTGATCCGGACGATGAGCTCCAGGTCGAGGCCGAAGAGCTCCTTGCCGAGGAGATAATCCAGCGGCTGCGGATCCTGCGCCGGCAGAGGGGTTTTCGCGGCTTCGAGCGCGGCCATCGGCGTGACCCACGGGCTCAGTGACGACGCGAAGGATTTGCCGAGGAACGGCCCGAGCGGCACGTACTCCCATGCCTGGATGTCACGCGCCGACCAGTCGTTGAACAACGCCACACCGAACAGGTGGTCGGCGGCCTCGTCCACGCTCACCCGGGAACCGAGTTCGGTCTGGCCGCCGATGACGAAGCCGACCTCGGCCTCGATGTCGAGCCGCACGCTCGGGCCGAAGACCGGTTGGGCGTCCTTCGAGGTCTTGCGCTGGCCGACCGGACGCACGATGTCGGTGCCGCTGACGACCACGGTGCCGGCCCGGCCGTGGTAGCCGATCGGCAGATGCTTCCAGTTGGGGGTGAGCGCGTCCCCGTCGGGTCGGAAGATCCGCCCGACGTTGGTCGCGTGCTGCTCGCTGGCGTAGAAGTCGACGTAGTCGGCGATCTCGACCGGCAGGTGCAGCGTCACCTCGTCGAGCGGCCTCATGGCCGACCTGACCTC
Coding sequences:
- a CDS encoding sodium:solute symporter family transporter — translated: MSALAAAEATKVGNSTVNILIFAAFVLVTLAIVIRASRNNNTAADYYAGGRAFTGRQNGIAISGDYLSAASFLGIAGAIAVNGYDGFLYSIGFLVAWLVALLLVAELLRNTGRFTMADVLSFRLRQRPVRTAAAVSTLAVSFFYLLAQMAGAGGLVALLLGIDGKAAQSVVIAVVGVIMVFYVLVGGMKGTTWVQIVKAALLIVGAALMTVWVLGKYGMNFSDVLQGAVDNSKSGQDVLGPGLQYGKDSTTKLDFVSLGLALVLGTAGLPHVLMRFYTVPSAKEARNSVVWAIWLIGIFYLFTLVLGYGAAALVGPDKILAAPGKVNSAAPLLAYELGGEVLLGVISAVAFATILAVVAGLTITASASFAHDIYANVIKKGTVDSAGEVRVARITALVIGVIAIVGGIFANGQNVAFLVALAFAIAASANLPTILYSLFWRRFNTRGALWSMYGGLGCALILIIFSPVVSGKVDKAGKATSMITDTSIDFHWFPLDNPGIVSIPVGFFLGWLGTVTSKEKSDDAKFAEMEVRSLTGAGAEKAVEH
- a CDS encoding RDD family protein → MTDRPSGWYDDPDDPDLLRYWDGILWSDRTMPKVKPGLDQSRIGDSKQQWEEAEARRQAAQVGSAPPAGGPRPPLQPYQSGDRDPYRRDAGQRPPSGQRFGEQGPAPYGQPYAPYAQQVGKTTPDGEPTASWWRRLVAYFLDYLLIAAVALVIALPWVRPWMDKFSTWYGDVMDAARAGRSQPPMPDSLLQLPWQYPLIMLGLYLVYEIGLVTWRGQTLGKMALGIRVRGAGSTARPPLAAVAVRSLVKGIPFLGGLIPLAGSLGSVFGLIDGLLPLGDKHAQSLHDKAAKTYVVPRDPKLPAYGQGPYAGPPQGR
- the hppD gene encoding 4-hydroxyphenylpyruvate dioxygenase, translating into MTSTLNLTLDELAAGQDLDQLKQLVGLVDYDADKDPFPVTGWDAIVFVSGNATQSALYYQSAWGMELVAYSGPETGNRDHKSFVLKSGSIRFVINGAVDPDSPLVEHHRKHGDGVVDIALEVPDVDKCIAQARAAGATVVREPEDVSDEHGTIRTAAIATYGETIHTLVDRSKYDGPYLPGYVAQQSNYQPRPGQPKRLFQALDHIVGNVELGKMDEWVGFYNRVMGFVNMAEFIGDDIATDYSALMSKVVANGNHRVKFPLNEPAIAKKKSQIDEYLEFYRGAGAQHLAVATGDIIASVDALRANGVEFLDTPDSYYEDPELRARIGQVRVPVEELQKRGILVDRDEDGYLLQIFTKPLGDRPTVFFELIERHGSLGFGKGNFKALFEAIEREQDRRGNL
- the fahA gene encoding fumarylacetoacetase, which translates into the protein MTPDPFDLSADDLWGPDNFPFGVASAEGQDAHVVTRLGDHVIDLAALATLDGYPKWARAWSNQSLNPFIAQGRSSWASAREWLQQLIGDDARRDEVRSAMRPLDEVTLHLPVEIADYVDFYASEQHATNVGRIFRPDGDALTPNWKHLPIGYHGRAGTVVVSGTDIVRPVGQRKTSKDAQPVFGPSVRLDIEAEVGFVIGGQTELGSRVSVDEAADHLFGVALFNDWSARDIQAWEYVPLGPFLGKSFASSLSPWVTPMAALEAAKTPLPAQDPQPLDYLLGKELFGLDLELIVRINDTVVSRPPYKEMYWSPAQMLAHLTVNGASLRDGDLFASGTVSGDEPGQRGSLLELAWSGQDPITLDDGSQRSFLEDGDVVTITATAPSAGGGRIALGEVSGTILPSR
- a CDS encoding cation:proton antiporter, which gives rise to MRRLVTSGVQRRIHVLSEDRGLAMELRFSLAAVFAIAAVAVALHVSVMLAGFAAGLAVAGAGESRRLGNQLFAVTEGLFGPIFFVWLGASLNLRELASHPSSVLLGISLGLTAIAAHGAMALTRQPWPVAVITSAQLGVPVAAATLGATLGVLRPGENTDMLLGALVTIAATALVAGRVRRIAGG